From a single Shewanella denitrificans OS217 genomic region:
- a CDS encoding RHS repeat-associated core domain-containing protein gives MDTLIRFGLRLKLILSKATHAKTTAVLDWNKHFLAFAVEGTRVMNPTPKMGFTQNPRTIKSVFGANAHAFKQGCEKVAMTLIARSQFIIRLVATLLLVVGLTSMPAQAAQGSTVFIPIAVGDITTFIPIMPTASTAQISTTGGSHNLSWSAVSNASYYQIIITDEHGLQRIFQTTDTDYVLAGLPLGNNKVEVQACNAYNQCGIRYLAGTVTITTRVIYQHTDILGSVVAESDEAGNIISRSHYEPFGKRLGGDKAGIGYTGHLQDKDLGLTYMQARYYDPLIGRFYSNDPISYRGVHSFNRYAYANNNPYKYIDPTGNNEEYVAGISVGIGFNAEDVNLIATFENSVYNYNFLEGVSLGQRIVEEQMFQQLQLGELSSLSMLLGIARSNGKFGVVKGGYHATHPEAAEAILQGGFRKGTKPGRLGSGGTYVNNTPEGAIAEFAHHNPGVTPKVLKVNYNPGTNANAVVAPQNYVDQLPLNVNSISAPSVRAPGTINTNVLNGSARATEILP, from the coding sequence GTGGATACATTGATTCGTTTTGGCTTACGGCTTAAGTTGATCTTGAGTAAGGCAACCCATGCAAAAACTACAGCTGTGCTGGATTGGAATAAGCATTTCCTAGCGTTCGCGGTCGAGGGGACAAGGGTCATGAATCCGACTCCAAAAATGGGCTTCACTCAAAACCCTAGAACAATAAAAAGCGTATTTGGAGCTAATGCTCATGCTTTCAAGCAAGGATGTGAAAAAGTTGCTATGACACTCATCGCACGGAGTCAGTTTATAATTCGTTTAGTCGCCACATTACTGTTAGTTGTTGGGCTTACGAGTATGCCAGCTCAAGCGGCGCAAGGAAGTACTGTATTTATCCCCATTGCGGTGGGGGATATCACCACCTTTATCCCGATCATGCCTACCGCAAGTACTGCCCAGATATCAACAACAGGCGGCAGTCACAACTTAAGCTGGTCTGCTGTTAGCAATGCCAGTTACTACCAAATTATCATTACTGATGAGCATGGCCTGCAGCGCATTTTTCAGACCACAGATACCGACTATGTGCTGGCAGGCTTACCATTGGGTAATAACAAGGTTGAAGTACAGGCCTGTAATGCTTATAACCAATGTGGCATAAGATACCTAGCTGGCACGGTAACGATCACGACTAGGGTCATTTATCAGCACACAGATATTTTAGGTTCTGTAGTGGCCGAATCTGATGAGGCGGGTAATATCATCAGTCGCAGTCATTATGAACCTTTCGGTAAGCGCCTTGGGGGCGACAAAGCAGGTATCGGCTATACTGGGCATTTGCAGGATAAAGACTTAGGTCTTACCTATATGCAGGCACGATACTATGATCCACTTATCGGGCGATTTTACTCTAATGACCCCATCTCATATAGAGGAGTACATAGCTTTAATCGTTATGCATATGCAAATAATAACCCATATAAATATATCGATCCTACAGGAAACAACGAAGAATATGTTGCAGGTATTTCAGTAGGGATAGGTTTCAATGCTGAAGATGTTAATTTAATTGCGACATTTGAGAATTCTGTTTATAACTATAATTTTTTAGAAGGAGTCAGTTTAGGTCAACGTATCGTCGAAGAGCAAATGTTCCAGCAGTTGCAATTAGGTGAACTTAGCTCATTAAGTATGCTTTTAGGTATTGCGAGATCCAACGGAAAATTTGGAGTTGTAAAGGGAGGGTATCACGCTACTCATCCCGAGGCTGCCGAAGCTATTTTACAAGGTGGTTTCAGGAAAGGGACTAAGCCCGGCCGATTAGGCTCTGGCGGAACATATGTAAATAACACGCCAGAGGGTGCAATTGCTGAGTTTGCTCATCATAACCCTGGAGTTACACCAAAAGTCTTAAAGGTTAATTACAATCCTGGCACTAATGCGAACGCGGTTGTAGCTCCGCAGAATTACGTAGATCAACTCCCTCTGAATGTGAACAGTATTTCTGCTCCTTCAGTAAGAGCACCAGGAACAATAAATACGAATGTTCTTAATGGTTCAGCTAGAGCGACAGAGATATTGCCATGA
- a CDS encoding RHS repeat-associated core domain-containing protein, producing MFKKLAFISVCFLLEAISFKANAISDGGISKVYMGEGKFSLSIYSDPFTNQPMAVAPCDVETQSNKLVSTSISINRAVPLPIDGNYPIDNCGTTKWYRTKVATLTPIPGELLAGSNNSITQGLLDLGEYQYRYQSCTASGYCQGYSTPLTITVQPITKPEQLLLQTPSNSSVELTWSLPNRISLRDQDSVVEQSVNGAAWTKVYVGKQTSIILPTSVGQYQFRIKTCSFASCSDYALSNSINRSGGTIEQLNYSIHKDANGNIYLVRPATFIPISGDIFIPLFIADKGNVIVMTKNGASWSLTEITYEEFIALQTNIVREASVRYENLTGNTSLDLIISLSGNFADSIVVNDINATTHEATYWDCSESVCVVAGSPEAVPAVQVAPIPSINVASSSVGITSGDFRVDESGAATFNMPLSFPVGIASVTPQMSLSYNSNSGNGELGIGSSIVGLSSITRCRSTFEQDGVSGTLTLTKADRFCINGRKLVLKKNTGEYGAAGSEYATEVDSFISVVAVGSSGNGPDHFEVTHKDGRFETYGQAGNSQLFGFDGDTIETWYLSSQQDNLKLDDNKISYCYINGGLNCRSTSMLAGNNEILIDTISYSGNTVEFNYQHRTDVSQGYSLGTLKEQTLRLEDVLVKNHNNVPLTKYLTSYDYNVASGFSQLLSLVQCNGSGNSCLQPIRFNWKPANPYLMSTGRCFSTDPNPYVSDTGTCKLPKTDGTFYGAKPIDFNADGFVDLSYLVAEGSYYYLNFLLNNNGVLTGENAPHSNSSERLYFSNDNTPEWHIIDANGDGYQDVLLKRKRTTKYTSQANPEQWFLYQNSGKTDHRERLFTPVEFDLPTFENKALVVAVYDYDGDGLADVIAGRKDGTTYGYRKNNGNGFDAFVTLHVNGSSRNQVEFDKSIYGDFNGDGKVDRIYKSRPNYTQCDPGRTCTVDWRLNGSFISTNMINVVVGDINGDGLSDLVYEYGVHNKIRTRYATGKGFTDGETLSLEEGFKHVQLVDINADSRADLVYYIPSTRRFKYHLSTANGFSDSELLDASVSAGTNVDQVFVVDINGDGLNDISYVDISAKSLKIIRGQSQPDNEVNKVSSIVDGYGQSTAIKYRTMLDKTVYQVSQAQDSPFYTPENLNLLNWGRGSRIFNLLSPMSLVASTENRQQRVNYKYYKALLQGGGRGFLGFGHIESRYYKSGSEFKTTTSYRQDFPFTGMAEVTFRYYGDISLGSVINKLKLERTIAPFQPVIEKVTENNSSISSASLLQSLSKKITQRQYDLFGNITQEQVTTTDYANSNQVTTQVVDNEYGSTDEYKRFGRLTKTTVTHGVTGQNTIMRESEFTYLSNLLLENEIIEPNGGNELYLQTHYNYDSLGNVIKTSVCSKHFETTCGAGQQNTNDPLSIHRSTVNNYDAQGRYLISSGNDLFIEARFKNFNAFGQPQTILDANNKAADVRYDDFGNEYFKRDGTGSSQHTTKAWSSDSASIAAPSIAEDYFYVIGISAQGAPSKWQYINDNGQMIAEVSQGFSEDIYQGHKYDAYGRKTHESIPSTLSVALYGPVWVRTGYDVFDRVISTTTPERVTQFTYDNRVTSSTVSNAAGAIHTFSQSSSKQIDAQGRLLYVIDNDNQRLDYTYDAMGNLLTVTGVDQQVTTNQYDAKGYQKEWMNDPDSGEWHYSYNALGELVSQTDAKQQSISYTYDALGRTLSRTDAEGTAQWRFIDTRPHLLKQETTTGYVKQYQYDDFGRQIQTQLVLNAEQQFFVESQTYDQFGRVFQKFDASGDFQGIRYHYNDRGYVFKHQEAREGMNGEVYYTINAINALGQITDESLGNGAHVVKNYSNLTGKLNGLAGSHQNQTYSFDGLGNLKQRINYNRTVNGQALTEEFDYDSLNRLETVQLNGIETLGLTYEGNGNILSKSNVEAGARYQYATQAAQCNATTDVVAGPHALTQVGQLSYCYDANGNQTRTFSGTNQTRAVSYTSFDKVSAITANNETTRFTYGADRNRYKRENIKEGKTRTSFYFGNIELNQNELGTGYDLKRYIAGYGLQTHYASTGVKQLQYLLKDHLGSIDVVLNDSNAIVGAMSFGAFGERRAAENWSPWSAAQFSNKISELRAISIRGFTGHEHVDHANIIHMNGRIYDSYTGRFMQADPMVQAPENGQNLNRYSYVLNNPLSYTDPSGYFFSKLWDNIKPFVGVIVGVALGAFCGGCTAPMIGALAGAAGAAANGGNIVIGAFVGAFSAGAFGEIGSSLPFDSSPVANVFAKGVVGAFTNGIQGGELGHGFLSAGFGGVVSGNIMGIGGGAEAYMPVRTLIAAIAGGTISRLTGGKFANGATTAGFAHLFNAESAKTVTSDSDYDGESELIGEKRAAFESEFKEMQKEVRNLKSFSGKGGLDKATKFLEKRVHQLAVKYDVEINANLSQATNGLWAIDGIGTSYNRHGVNVIAANIGTAKGWTWKANWHSHGAGYNTNIKADTYVSNQMAQAGYNLRWFYTTQSGFSAVTKEF from the coding sequence ATGTTCAAAAAACTAGCCTTCATTTCTGTGTGTTTTTTACTTGAGGCGATATCCTTTAAGGCGAATGCGATTAGCGATGGTGGCATTTCAAAAGTATATATGGGGGAAGGTAAGTTCTCTTTGAGCATTTATTCCGATCCCTTCACAAACCAACCTATGGCAGTTGCCCCCTGCGATGTTGAAACCCAGAGCAATAAGCTTGTAAGCACATCGATTTCGATTAACCGTGCAGTGCCTTTACCTATTGATGGTAACTACCCGATAGATAATTGTGGAACCACAAAATGGTACCGTACAAAAGTCGCGACTCTTACGCCTATACCGGGCGAGTTGTTGGCAGGAAGCAATAACAGCATTACCCAAGGATTATTAGATTTAGGTGAATATCAATACCGTTATCAAAGCTGCACTGCATCTGGGTATTGCCAAGGATATTCAACCCCGCTAACTATTACAGTTCAACCGATAACCAAACCAGAGCAACTGTTGTTGCAAACCCCTTCCAATTCCAGTGTTGAATTAACATGGAGTTTGCCGAATAGAATTTCATTGAGAGATCAAGATAGCGTCGTTGAGCAAAGTGTTAATGGTGCAGCTTGGACTAAAGTTTATGTGGGCAAACAAACTTCAATAATCTTACCAACATCTGTTGGGCAATATCAGTTTAGAATTAAAACATGCAGCTTTGCTAGCTGTAGTGATTATGCGTTATCGAACAGTATTAACAGAAGTGGCGGCACGATTGAACAATTAAATTATAGCATTCATAAAGATGCTAACGGCAATATCTATCTTGTCCGCCCTGCTACATTTATTCCGATATCGGGTGATATTTTCATTCCTCTTTTTATTGCCGATAAAGGCAATGTGATTGTAATGACTAAGAATGGTGCATCTTGGTCATTAACAGAAATTACCTATGAGGAGTTTATCGCTTTACAAACTAATATCGTTCGTGAAGCTTCAGTGCGATACGAAAATTTAACCGGTAATACCAGCCTTGACCTCATCATTTCGCTAAGTGGCAATTTCGCAGATAGCATTGTAGTCAATGATATCAATGCAACAACTCATGAGGCTACGTATTGGGATTGTAGCGAAAGTGTTTGTGTTGTAGCAGGTTCTCCTGAGGCTGTGCCTGCAGTACAAGTAGCGCCTATACCAAGTATCAATGTTGCTTCATCAAGTGTAGGTATCACATCGGGGGACTTTAGAGTCGACGAGTCAGGTGCGGCTACATTTAATATGCCGCTGAGTTTCCCTGTCGGAATTGCCAGTGTTACACCGCAAATGAGCTTATCTTATAATTCCAATTCAGGTAATGGTGAATTAGGCATTGGCAGCAGCATTGTTGGGCTGAGTTCCATTACTCGTTGCCGCTCAACCTTTGAGCAAGATGGTGTTTCAGGAACATTAACACTGACCAAAGCTGATAGATTTTGCATCAATGGACGAAAGTTGGTGTTAAAGAAAAATACTGGCGAGTATGGTGCAGCGGGCTCGGAATACGCGACTGAAGTCGACAGCTTTATTTCTGTCGTTGCAGTAGGCAGTAGTGGTAACGGTCCGGATCATTTTGAAGTGACACATAAAGATGGCCGTTTTGAAACATATGGTCAAGCTGGTAATAGTCAACTATTCGGATTTGATGGGGATACCATAGAGACTTGGTATCTATCAAGCCAGCAAGATAACCTAAAATTAGATGACAACAAGATCAGCTATTGTTATATCAATGGTGGCCTTAATTGTCGTTCAACTTCAATGTTGGCTGGTAATAATGAGATTTTGATCGATACCATTAGTTATAGCGGCAACACAGTTGAATTTAATTATCAACATCGTACCGACGTAAGTCAGGGGTATTCGCTAGGGACATTAAAAGAGCAAACACTGCGATTGGAAGATGTTCTTGTTAAAAATCATAATAATGTGCCCTTAACAAAATATCTGACGTCTTATGATTATAATGTTGCAAGTGGGTTCAGTCAGTTGCTTTCTTTGGTACAATGTAATGGTTCTGGAAATAGTTGCCTGCAGCCCATAAGGTTTAATTGGAAACCTGCAAACCCATACTTAATGTCTACCGGTAGGTGTTTTAGCACTGATCCCAATCCCTATGTTTCCGATACCGGCACCTGTAAATTACCTAAGACGGATGGTACATTTTACGGGGCAAAACCCATTGATTTCAACGCCGATGGTTTTGTTGATTTAAGTTATTTGGTCGCTGAAGGGAGTTATTATTATTTAAACTTCTTGCTTAATAATAACGGTGTATTAACTGGGGAAAATGCTCCGCATTCGAATTCCAGTGAACGCTTATATTTCTCAAATGATAATACCCCCGAATGGCACATCATAGATGCTAACGGTGATGGCTATCAGGATGTTTTGCTAAAGCGTAAAAGAACGACAAAATATACAAGCCAAGCTAATCCAGAACAATGGTTCTTATATCAAAATTCCGGCAAAACGGATCATAGAGAACGATTATTTACTCCTGTAGAGTTTGATTTACCCACCTTTGAAAATAAAGCCCTAGTTGTTGCTGTCTATGATTACGATGGTGATGGACTCGCTGATGTTATCGCTGGTCGTAAAGACGGTACTACCTATGGCTATAGAAAAAACAACGGTAATGGTTTTGATGCTTTTGTTACCTTGCATGTTAATGGCAGTTCACGTAATCAGGTGGAGTTTGATAAGTCGATATATGGAGATTTTAATGGTGATGGCAAAGTCGATCGCATATATAAATCAAGACCAAATTATACTCAGTGCGATCCGGGCAGAACCTGTACCGTAGATTGGCGATTAAATGGGAGCTTTATATCCACCAACATGATCAATGTTGTCGTCGGTGATATCAATGGTGATGGTTTATCTGATCTTGTGTATGAATATGGTGTCCATAATAAAATTAGAACTCGATATGCAACAGGCAAAGGATTTACTGATGGTGAGACACTGTCCTTAGAGGAAGGTTTCAAGCATGTACAACTAGTCGATATTAATGCGGATAGTCGAGCCGATCTTGTTTATTACATTCCCAGCACAAGACGCTTTAAATACCATTTATCAACAGCCAATGGATTCAGTGACAGTGAGTTGCTCGATGCCTCAGTAAGCGCCGGGACCAATGTCGATCAAGTGTTTGTTGTTGATATTAATGGCGATGGGCTCAACGATATCTCTTATGTGGATATCAGTGCTAAATCATTGAAGATTATTAGAGGTCAATCACAACCGGATAATGAAGTTAACAAAGTATCAAGCATAGTAGATGGTTATGGTCAATCTACGGCAATAAAATACCGTACTATGTTGGATAAGACTGTCTACCAGGTTTCACAAGCGCAAGACTCGCCCTTTTACACGCCGGAAAATTTGAATTTACTTAATTGGGGTCGTGGCAGTCGTATCTTCAATCTTTTGTCACCAATGTCTCTGGTGGCTTCTACAGAAAATCGTCAGCAAAGAGTTAATTATAAATACTATAAAGCCTTGCTACAGGGTGGCGGTAGAGGTTTTCTTGGCTTTGGACACATAGAGTCAAGGTATTATAAATCAGGCTCGGAATTTAAAACGACAACATCATATAGACAAGATTTCCCCTTTACCGGAATGGCTGAAGTGACTTTTCGTTACTATGGTGATATCAGTTTAGGCTCTGTGATAAATAAGCTAAAGCTAGAAAGAACCATTGCGCCTTTTCAACCTGTCATAGAAAAAGTGACAGAAAATAATAGCAGCATCAGCAGCGCTTCTTTGCTTCAATCACTCAGTAAGAAAATTACTCAGCGTCAATACGATTTGTTTGGCAATATCACCCAAGAACAGGTCACGACGACAGATTATGCTAATAGTAATCAAGTGACGACTCAGGTTGTAGATAACGAGTATGGCAGTACAGATGAGTATAAACGATTTGGTCGTTTAACTAAGACCACGGTGACTCACGGGGTGACTGGTCAAAATACTATCATGCGCGAGAGTGAATTTACTTACCTGAGCAATCTATTATTAGAAAATGAAATTATAGAACCAAATGGCGGGAATGAGCTTTATCTTCAAACACATTATAACTATGACTCGCTAGGGAATGTGATTAAAACCTCTGTCTGTTCTAAGCATTTTGAAACCACATGTGGTGCAGGGCAACAGAATACTAATGACCCATTATCAATACACCGTAGTACAGTGAACAATTATGATGCCCAAGGGCGCTACCTTATCAGTAGTGGCAATGATCTCTTTATTGAGGCAAGGTTCAAAAATTTCAATGCATTTGGCCAACCTCAAACAATCTTAGATGCTAATAATAAAGCCGCCGATGTACGCTATGACGACTTTGGCAATGAGTATTTCAAACGGGATGGTACCGGTTCAAGTCAACACACAACTAAGGCATGGTCTAGCGATTCAGCTTCGATTGCGGCCCCATCAATCGCGGAAGATTATTTTTATGTCATTGGCATTAGTGCTCAAGGTGCACCGAGTAAGTGGCAGTACATCAACGATAATGGGCAAATGATTGCCGAAGTTAGCCAAGGTTTCTCTGAGGATATTTATCAAGGCCATAAATACGATGCATACGGGCGTAAGACTCATGAATCTATACCCAGCACGTTGAGTGTTGCTCTGTATGGTCCAGTATGGGTTCGTACTGGCTATGATGTATTCGATAGGGTTATCTCTACTACCACGCCAGAGCGAGTCACTCAATTTACCTACGACAACCGCGTGACAAGTTCTACTGTCAGCAACGCTGCAGGGGCGATTCATACCTTTAGTCAAAGCTCTAGCAAACAAATTGATGCACAAGGCCGGCTGCTCTATGTCATAGATAACGATAATCAACGCCTGGATTACACGTATGATGCTATGGGTAATTTATTAACTGTGACAGGTGTCGACCAGCAAGTGACGACCAATCAGTATGATGCCAAAGGCTACCAAAAAGAGTGGATGAATGATCCTGATTCGGGGGAGTGGCATTATAGTTATAACGCCCTGGGTGAATTGGTAAGCCAGACCGATGCCAAGCAGCAGAGTATAAGTTACACCTATGACGCCTTGGGCAGAACCCTGTCTCGTACCGACGCAGAGGGGACGGCTCAGTGGCGTTTTATCGACACCCGACCACATCTATTGAAGCAAGAAACTACCACTGGCTATGTTAAACAATATCAATATGATGATTTTGGACGGCAAATACAGACCCAACTGGTATTAAACGCAGAGCAGCAATTTTTCGTTGAATCGCAGACTTACGATCAGTTTGGCCGAGTGTTCCAAAAATTTGATGCCAGCGGTGACTTCCAAGGTATACGTTATCATTACAACGACCGCGGGTACGTATTTAAGCATCAAGAGGCTCGAGAGGGCATGAATGGTGAAGTGTATTACACCATCAATGCCATAAATGCCCTGGGACAAATCACCGATGAAAGCCTAGGTAATGGCGCCCATGTTGTTAAAAATTACAGCAACCTAACCGGTAAGCTAAATGGCTTGGCTGGAAGTCATCAAAATCAAACCTATAGTTTCGATGGCCTAGGCAACTTAAAGCAGCGAATTAATTATAATCGCACTGTTAATGGTCAGGCCCTAACCGAAGAGTTTGATTACGACAGCCTTAATCGCTTAGAAACCGTGCAGTTAAATGGCATTGAGACGTTAGGATTAACCTATGAGGGTAATGGCAATATTCTGTCTAAATCCAATGTTGAAGCTGGTGCACGCTATCAATATGCAACACAAGCGGCACAATGTAATGCCACAACGGATGTTGTAGCAGGCCCCCATGCATTAACGCAAGTGGGGCAATTAAGCTACTGCTATGATGCCAACGGTAATCAAACTCGCACCTTTAGCGGCACAAACCAAACCAGAGCAGTAAGCTATACCAGCTTCGATAAAGTGTCTGCTATCACTGCCAATAATGAGACCACCCGCTTTACTTATGGTGCCGATCGCAATCGTTATAAACGCGAGAATATCAAAGAGGGTAAAACACGCACGAGTTTCTATTTTGGTAACATTGAACTTAATCAAAATGAACTCGGTACCGGCTATGATCTAAAGCGCTATATTGCAGGCTATGGTTTGCAAACCCACTATGCGTCGACAGGGGTAAAGCAATTACAGTATTTGCTTAAAGACCATTTAGGCTCTATCGATGTGGTGTTAAATGACAGCAATGCCATTGTGGGAGCCATGAGCTTTGGGGCATTTGGTGAGCGCCGAGCCGCAGAGAATTGGTCACCTTGGTCAGCGGCGCAATTTTCGAATAAGATCAGCGAGCTTAGAGCGATAAGCATTCGTGGCTTTACCGGGCACGAGCATGTGGACCATGCCAACATTATCCACATGAATGGCCGAATATATGACAGTTATACTGGCCGTTTTATGCAAGCCGATCCTATGGTGCAAGCACCTGAAAATGGCCAAAATTTAAATCGCTATAGCTATGTGCTTAATAACCCTTTGAGTTACACAGATCCCAGTGGCTACTTCTTCAGTAAGCTGTGGGATAACATTAAGCCTTTCGTTGGTGTGATAGTCGGCGTTGCGTTAGGTGCTTTTTGCGGCGGGTGTACCGCCCCTATGATTGGCGCTTTAGCTGGCGCCGCAGGGGCTGCCGCGAATGGGGGCAACATAGTGATAGGTGCATTTGTGGGGGCCTTTTCTGCGGGTGCTTTCGGCGAAATAGGCAGCTCACTACCCTTTGATTCTAGTCCGGTTGCCAATGTGTTCGCGAAGGGTGTCGTCGGCGCCTTTACTAATGGCATACAAGGGGGCGAGTTAGGCCATGGCTTCCTCAGTGCCGGTTTCGGCGGCGTAGTCTCTGGTAATATCATGGGCATAGGTGGCGGCGCCGAAGCCTACATGCCAGTACGCACCTTAATTGCGGCGATAGCCGGTGGCACAATCTCTAGGTTGACTGGGGGTAAGTTTGCTAACGGCGCCACAACAGCTGGCTTTGCACACTTGTTTAATGCTGAGAGTGCGAAGACAGTTACATCTGATAGTGATTATGATGGTGAAAGTGAACTCATTGGTGAAAAAAGAGCTGCCTTTGAAAGTGAATTTAAAGAAATGCAAAAGGAAGTACGAAATTTGAAATCCTTTAGTGGTAAAGGCGGATTAGACAAAGCGACAAAATTTTTAGAAAAAAGAGTTCACCAGTTAGCGGTCAAATATGATGTAGAGATTAACGCCAATTTAAGCCAAGCGACAAACGGCTTATGGGCTATCGATGGTATAGGAACTAGTTATAACCGTCATGGAGTTAATGTAATTGCTGCTAACATTGGTACCGCTAAAGGTTGGACTTGGAAAGCAAACTGGCATTCTCATGGTGCTGGTTATAATACAAATATAAAGGCTGATACTTACGTATCAAATCAAATGGCGCAGGCCGGATATAATTTAAGATGGTTTTATACAACTCAAAGCGGTTTCTCAGCTGTTACAAAGGAATTTTAA
- a CDS encoding DUF5992 family protein, protein MKYLILLAVVCLLLPSFASAGELTKGATILEVANHATGSGKNFAIQVEGGIGPCNGWIYFLEDSAASAATYSQAFSIALTAFSSDKKVRVHNFTDDACTGARFISISK, encoded by the coding sequence ATGAAATATTTAATATTATTAGCCGTTGTTTGCCTCCTGTTGCCAAGCTTTGCCTCGGCGGGTGAGTTGACGAAAGGTGCCACTATTTTAGAGGTGGCTAACCATGCGACAGGCAGTGGTAAGAATTTTGCCATACAAGTTGAAGGTGGCATTGGGCCTTGCAATGGCTGGATATACTTTTTGGAGGACAGTGCCGCGTCAGCGGCTACTTATTCACAAGCATTTTCCATCGCATTAACGGCCTTTAGCAGCGATAAAAAAGTCAGGGTGCATAACTTTACTGACGACGCTTGTACTGGGGCGCGATTTATTTCCATTAGTAAATAA